A single window of Eucalyptus grandis isolate ANBG69807.140 chromosome 1, ASM1654582v1, whole genome shotgun sequence DNA harbors:
- the LOC104433072 gene encoding uncharacterized protein LOC104433072 codes for MSTLRMSLLLPTPPQTLSFSRTLASPNAQVVLLRTELSHLSLRRAPVTAPPIRMGGGPRTFPGGVSKWQWKRMQKNKAKQLLKARLCRERQIYEMRKRAELKAAVSELERPWEAVEKAPRLFSVGADDQLKALADRFQRPGGFDMWTDRDGPQVFGGAEAELPSARFFPKGVVHSVKPYGRIGDGKEDESDGGPGNSSGKAMAQWNGGYRGRKSRRTRRRGMIGKDGHSGSESADSDGENMSSQGSVEWSGVAAVKNEREVGVGLRKGGDRRRDHGGSNGKDYRRVGTDQKKRGESYSSRGRGSRIGEIIDGMKKPRDSVSEVYDMSLRQDGSYGL; via the coding sequence ATGTCCACCCTGCGGATGTCTCTCCTCCTCCCGACCCCTCCGCAGACCCTCTCCTTCTCGAGAACCCTGGCTTCTCCCAATGCCCAGGTCGTCCTCCTCCGCACCGAGCTCTCCCACCTCTCCCTCCGCCGCGCCCCCGTGACGGCGCCGCCCATCCGGATGGGCGGGGGGCCGAGGACCTTCCCGGGCGGCGTCTCCAAGTGGCAGTGGAAGCGCATGCAGAAGAACAAGGCCAAGCAGCTCCTCAAGGCCCGCCTCTGCCGGGAGCGCCAGATTTACGAGATGCGCAAGCGGGCCGAGCTCAAGGCCGCCGTCTCGGAGCTCGAGAGGCCGTGGGAGGCCGTCGAGAAGGCCCCCCGGCTGTTCTCCGTGGGCGCCGACGACCAGCTGAAGGCGCTCGCCGACCGGTTCCAGCGGCCCGGAGGGTTTGACATGTGGACCGATAGGGACGGGCCGCAGGTGTTCGgcggggcggaggcggagcttCCTTCCGCCAGGTTTTTCCCCAAAGGGGTTGTGCACAGCGTGAAGCCTTATGGGAGAATCGGTGATGGCAAAGAGGACGAATCGGATGGTGGTCCGGGGAATAGCAGTGGCAAGGCAATGGCTCAATGGAATGGCGGTTACCGGGGGAGGAAATCTCGCCGGACACGCCGGAGGGGAATGATTGGGAAAGATGGGCATTCGGGTTCCGAGTCGGCGGATTCGGATGGGGAGAATATGAGTTCTCAAGGCTCTGTGGAATGGAGTGGCGTGGCGGCAGTGAAGAACGAGAGGGAAGTCGGTGTCGGCTTGAGGAAGGGAGGTGATAGGAGGAGGGACCATGGTGGATCAAATGGGAAGGATTATAGGAGAGTTGGGACTGATCAGAAGAAGAGAGGTGAGAGTTACTCCAGTCGAGGTCGTGGCAGTAGGATCGGCGAAATAATTGATGGTATGAAGAAGCCAAGGGATTCGGTTTCGGAAGTTTATGATATGAGTTTGCGGCAAGATGGAAGTTACGGGCTGTGA
- the LOC120290622 gene encoding LOW QUALITY PROTEIN: aldehyde oxidase GLOX-like (The sequence of the model RefSeq protein was modified relative to this genomic sequence to represent the inferred CDS: deleted 1 base in 1 codon): MGLLASPSRQWRFLLHPLLFTTISLLASFARAGLPGTWELLVADAGIASMHTAVTRFNTVVLLDRTNIGPSRLRLRSPRRLPAQPRDAVLKRDCYAHSAVLDLATNRIRPLTILTDTWCSSGQFLPDGSLLQTGGDLDGVRKIRRFEPCDAGGGCDWVELDHVELADGRWYGTNQILPDGSVIVVGGRAANTVEYYPPREGGAVFFPFLADAGDKQMDNLYPYVHLLPDDHLFVFANDRAVSFDHKLARVVRQYPPLEGGPRNYPSAGSSAMLALDGAYDTAVIVVCGGAPYGAFIERNTDEPARGSCGRIVATAAEPSWELEDMAFGRIMGDMVMLPTGDVLIVNGAQAGTQGFEMASDPCLYPLLYRPDQPAGLRFMTLTPTTIPRLYHSTANLLPDGRVLIAGSNPHYFYKFNAEFPTELRIEAFSPEYLSPDRANLRPALDDIPAAVRYGEAFDVYVSVPLPVVGIVEVNLNSAPFATHSFSQGQRLVKLAVTSAVPDGSGRYRIGCTAPPNAVVAPPGYYMAFAVNQGVPSVACWVQLAA, from the exons atgggGCTGCTCGCTTCACCTTCGCGACAATGGCGGTTCCTCCTCCACCCCCTCCTCTTCACGACCATCTCCCTGCTCGCCTCCTTCGCCCGCGCCGGCCTCCCGGGCACGTGGGAGCTGCTGGTGGCCGACGCCGGCATCGCCTCCATGCACACCGCCGTCACCCGCTTCAACACCGTCGTCCTCCTCGACCGCACCAACATCGGCCCcagccgcctccgcctccgc tccccaCGGCGGCTGCCGGCGCAACCCCGGGACGCCGTCCTCAAGCGCGACTGCTACGCCCACTCCGCGGTCCTCGACCTCGCCACCAACCGGATCCGCCCCCTCACCATCCTCACCGACACCTGGTGCTCCTCCGGCCAGTTCCTCCCCGACGGCTCCCTCCTCCAGACGGGCGGCGACCTCGACGGCGTCCGCAAGATCCGCCGCTTCGAACCCTGCGACGCCGGCGGCGGCTGCGACTGGGTCGAGCTCGACCACGTGGAGCTCGCCGACGGCCGGTGGTACGGGACGAACCAGATCCTCCCTGACGGGTCGGTGATCGTCGTCGGCGGCCGCGCAGCGAATACCGTCGAGTATTACCCGCCGCGGGAGGGCGGCGCCGTGTTCTTCCCCTTCCTCGCCGACGCCGGGGACAAGCAGATGGACAATCTATACCCGTACGTCCACTTGCTGCCCGACGACCACCTCTTTGTCTTCGCCAATGACAGGGCGGTTTCCTTCGACCACAAGCTCGCTCGGGTGGTCCGGCAGTACCCGCCCCTGGAGGGCGGCCCCCGCAATTATCCCTCGGCCGGCTCGTCCGCGATGCTCGCCCTCGACGGCGCCTACGACACCGCCGTGATCGTGGTCTGTGGCGGGGCCCCGTACGGCGCGTTCATCGAGCGGAACACGGACGAGCCGGCCCGCGGCAGCTGCGGCCGGATagtggcgacggcggccgagCCTTCCTGGGAATTGGAGGACATGGCGTTCGGCCGGATAATGGGCGACATGGTAATGCTCCCCACCGGCGACGTCCTGATCGTCAACGGAGCTCAGGCCGGCACGCAGGGGTTCGAGATGGCCTCCGACCCGTGCCTCTACCCGCTCCTCTACAGGCCCGACCAGCCCGCGGGGCTACGGTTCATGACGCTGACCCCAACCACTATCCCCAGATTGTACCACTCCACGGCGAACCTGTTGCCGGACGGGCGGGTCTTGATCGCCGGGAGCAACCCGCACTACTTCTACAAATTCAACGCCGAATTCCCGACGGAGCTGCGCATCGAGGCGTTCTCCCCGGAGTACCTGTCGCCGGACCGGGCGAACCTTCGGCCCGCGCTGGACGACATCCCGGCCGCGGTCCGTTACGGGGAGGCCTTCGACGTGTACGTGTCCGTCCCGTTGCCGGTGGTGGGAATCGTGGAGGTGAACTTGAACAGCGCGCCCTTCGCGACGCACTCGTTCTCCCAGGGTCAGAGGCTGGTCAAACTGGCCGTGACGTCGGCGGTCCCCGACGGCAGCGGCCGGTACAGGATCGGGTGCACGGCGCCGCCGAACGCGGTGGTTGCGCCGCCCGGTTACTACATGGCGTTCGCGGTGAACCAAGGCGTGCCGAGCGTGGCATGCTGGGTGCAGTTGGCGGCATAG